A stretch of the Lactuca sativa cultivar Salinas chromosome 9, Lsat_Salinas_v11, whole genome shotgun sequence genome encodes the following:
- the LOC128129217 gene encoding polygalacturonase-like: MDSKSTIGFTIFMFIAIVQAEVFDVTKFGAEIDGEISKPLCDAWVKACSATTPSTVLVPKGRFCLNVVEFKGPCKNPVEVKIDGTLIGPEDPITIPKGVQWITFSYLNNMTLSGNGTLDGVGGAMAWSTNDPTATVKKGSPLQYNLSFNFITNSLITGITTKDSKNFHVNLMTCTNVTFDNFHIEAPAESPNTDGIHIGWSKHITIKNSVIETGDDCVSIGDGCEDLHIEGVKCGPGHGISVGSLGRNPTEKPVIGVYVKNCSFVETANGVRIKTWPDSVPMEVKDIYFEDLSMEKVENPIIIEQDYCPHVHCNKQKPSLVRVHNVFIKNVKGTSTSQSPIKLRCSTANNGCENVHISDIDLKYVGNRGDAFQECVNVKPIYEDTIFPPACKTASQ, encoded by the exons ATGGACTCCAAATCAACCATAGGTTTCACTATTTTCATGTTCATAGCCATTGTACAGGCTGAAGTTTTTGACGTCACTAAATTCGGTGCTGAGATTGATGGCGAGATCAGCAAG CCTCTGTGTGATGCATGGGTCAAAGCATGCAGTGCAACAACCCCCAGCACAGTGCTCGTTCCCAAGGGtcgattttgtttgaatgttGTCGAATTTAAGGGACCTTGCAAAAATCCTGTTGAGGTTAAAATCGATGGAACGTTGATAGGTCCTGAGGATCCTATCACCATTCCAAAAGGAGTGCAATGGATCACATTTAGCTACCTCAATAACATGACATTATCAG GCAATGGTACCTTAGATGGTGTTGGAGGAGCCATGGCATGGTCAACAAACGACCCCACAGCAACTGTCAAGAAAGGATCCCCCCTTCAATAT AACCTTAGCTTTAATTTCATCACAAATTCTTTGATTACGGGAATAACCACAAAGGACAGCAAGAATTTCCACGTAAATCTTATGACATGCACGAACGTAACATTTGACAACTTCCACATTGAAGCTCCGGCTGAGAGCCCTAACACGGATGGAATCCACATTGGGTGGTCAAAACACATCACCATCAAGAACTCGGTGATTGAAACGGGTGATGATTGTGTCTCGATTGGTGATGGATGTGAGGATTTGCACATTGAGGGAGTGAAATGTGGTCCGGGTCATGGTATTAGTGTTGGAAGCTTGGGTAGGAATCCGACTGAGAAACCGGTCATTGGGGTGTATGTCAAGAATTGTAGCTTTGTAGAAACTGCCAATGGTGTTAGAATCAAAACATGGCCTGATTCCGTACCCATGGAGGTTAAGGATATTTATTTTGAAGATCTTTCAATGGAGAAAGTCGAAAACCCGATCATTATCGAGCAAGATTATTGTCCGCATGTCCATTGCAATAAGCAG AAGCCTTCCTTGGTTAGGGTTCACAATGTTTTCATCAAGAACGTGAAGGGAACTTCGACTTCACAATCACCGATTAAGCTTAGGTGTAGCACAGCTAATAATGGATGTGAGAATGTGCATATTTCCGACATTGATTTGAAATATGTTGGTAATAGAGGTGATGCATTTCAAGAATGCGTCAATGTGAAGCCGATTTATGAAGACACAATTTTCCCTCCGGCTTGTAAGACGGCATCACAGTGA